One genomic window of Magnetovibrio sp. PR-2 includes the following:
- a CDS encoding nuclear transport factor 2 family protein produces the protein MTQDEATLLFANDAFYAAFTSADMDAMDALWAKKNPVSCIHPGAPILINRTVIMESWRAIFKGDEAPQVVPYDATPMVVGNTGWVTCLEQVGEAVAATTNIFVKEDDQWKMTHHQAGITTAKPKGVGARPNQTH, from the coding sequence ATGACCCAAGACGAAGCCACCTTGCTGTTTGCCAACGACGCGTTTTACGCCGCGTTTACCAGCGCGGATATGGACGCCATGGACGCGCTGTGGGCAAAAAAGAACCCGGTGTCGTGCATCCACCCAGGCGCACCGATCCTCATCAACCGCACGGTCATCATGGAAAGCTGGCGCGCGATCTTTAAGGGCGACGAAGCGCCCCAAGTCGTGCCCTATGACGCCACCCCTATGGTCGTGGGAAATACGGGTTGGGTTACGTGCCTGGAACAAGTCGGCGAAGCGGTCGCGGCGACCACCAACATCTTTGTCAAAGAAGACGATCAGTGGAAAATGACCCACCACCAAGCGGGCATCACAACCGCCAAACCCAAAGGGGTCGGCGCACGGCCCAACCAAACGCACTAA
- a CDS encoding 5-carboxymethyl-2-hydroxymuconate Delta-isomerase, with product MPHLIVEYAKELEADLDIQALAEAVYDGAVESELFTPQNVKARCTPVRSYCIGGERRAFIHVNVKLQPGRTDVQKKMLSEKVFAAVKYFAGDVKVSVEVNDLPQAYTKS from the coding sequence ATGCCGCACTTGATTGTCGAATACGCTAAAGAACTCGAAGCCGACTTGGACATTCAAGCCTTGGCCGAAGCTGTTTATGACGGCGCGGTGGAAAGCGAGTTGTTCACCCCTCAAAACGTCAAAGCCCGCTGTACCCCCGTGCGGTCTTATTGCATCGGTGGCGAGCGCCGCGCCTTCATCCACGTAAACGTAAAACTGCAGCCGGGCCGTACCGACGTTCAAAAAAAGATGCTGAGCGAAAAGGTCTTCGCCGCGGTGAAATACTTCGCCGGAGACGTCAAAGTCAGTGTCGAGGTCAACGACTTACCGCAAGCGTACACCAAAAGCTGA
- the radA gene encoding DNA repair protein RadA, whose translation MAKAKSQFVCSDCGATFPKWSGKCDACGAWNSLSEEAVGSDTPKGLGASKGRKISFVGLEGEEKQAPRRKTNIEELDRVLGGGMVPGSAILVGGEPGIGKSTILLQAAANLAKGGRVAYISGEEAVDQLRLRASRLNLEKAPVELAAATNVRDIVTTLDETPPDVAIIDSIQTMFLDNLESAPGSVSQVRTSAMELIRLAKRKGFPVLLVGHVTKEGQIAGPRVLEHMVDTVLYFEGDRSHQFRILRGVKNRFGATDEIGVFEMSDAGLTEVSNPSALFLSERETQVSGSAVFAGMEGTRPMLLEVQALVSPSTLATPRRAVVGWDSSRLSMIMAVIENRCGVAIGANDVYLNVAGGLRVTEPAADLAVAAALLSSLSGIAVPDGSVYFGEIGLSGETRAVAHAEGRLKEAAKLGFKRAVIPKNRGKTKIGAKGITLNELSHIQDLAQQFDNEG comes from the coding sequence TTGGCCAAAGCGAAATCACAGTTTGTCTGCTCCGATTGCGGCGCAACGTTCCCCAAATGGAGCGGCAAATGCGATGCGTGCGGGGCCTGGAACAGCTTAAGCGAAGAAGCCGTGGGCAGCGACACGCCCAAAGGTCTCGGCGCGTCCAAGGGGCGCAAAATCTCTTTCGTTGGGCTTGAAGGCGAAGAAAAACAAGCCCCGCGGCGCAAAACCAACATCGAAGAGCTCGACCGCGTCTTGGGCGGCGGCATGGTGCCTGGCTCCGCCATCTTGGTGGGCGGTGAGCCCGGCATCGGCAAATCCACCATTTTACTGCAAGCGGCCGCAAATTTGGCCAAGGGCGGACGCGTGGCCTACATCAGCGGTGAGGAAGCCGTCGACCAACTGCGTCTGCGCGCCAGCCGTCTGAACCTGGAAAAAGCCCCGGTGGAACTCGCTGCCGCCACCAACGTGCGCGACATCGTCACGACCTTGGACGAAACCCCGCCGGACGTGGCGATTATCGATTCCATCCAAACCATGTTTTTGGACAATTTAGAAAGTGCACCGGGATCGGTTTCCCAAGTGCGCACCTCGGCCATGGAGCTGATCCGCCTGGCCAAACGCAAGGGCTTCCCCGTTTTGCTGGTTGGGCACGTCACCAAAGAAGGCCAGATCGCTGGCCCGCGGGTGTTGGAACACATGGTCGACACTGTGCTCTATTTCGAAGGCGATCGCAGCCACCAATTTCGCATCCTGCGGGGTGTCAAAAATCGCTTTGGCGCGACGGACGAGATCGGTGTGTTTGAGATGTCGGACGCTGGCCTCACCGAAGTCAGCAATCCGTCGGCACTTTTTTTGTCGGAACGCGAAACCCAAGTCAGCGGTTCCGCCGTTTTTGCGGGGATGGAGGGCACGCGCCCTATGTTGTTGGAAGTGCAGGCTTTGGTGTCTCCGTCCACCCTCGCCACCCCGCGCAGAGCCGTTGTGGGCTGGGATTCGTCGCGTCTTTCCATGATTATGGCGGTGATTGAAAACCGATGCGGGGTTGCCATTGGGGCCAACGACGTGTACTTGAACGTCGCAGGCGGGCTTCGGGTCACGGAACCTGCCGCAGATTTGGCCGTCGCCGCAGCACTTTTATCATCGCTGAGCGGCATTGCAGTGCCCGATGGCAGCGTGTATTTCGGCGAAATTGGCCTTTCGGGCGAGACCCGCGCCGTGGCGCACGCCGAAGGCCGACTGAAAGAAGCTGCAAAGCTGGGCTTCAAACGCGCCGTGATCCCGAAGAACCGGGGCAAGACCAAAATCGGCGCAAAGGGTATAACGTTAAACGAGCTGAGCCATATTCAAGACTTGGCACAACAGTTCGACAACGAAGGTTAA
- a CDS encoding ArsB/NhaD family transporter, which produces MTPHGGAVEAAHNAVIFGLDPLWLSTALLIVSYAVLLSEKFNRTVVALLGGGLVIITGLVSQSQAIAAIDFNTIALLTGMMIIVAITRTSGVFEFVAIWSAKKVKADPMGILIVLSIVTAVFSAFLDNLTTVLLVVPVALLIVEKLKVNPYPFLISQILASNIGGTATLIGDPPNILIGSATGLSFMQFITNLGPVSLMVLIIMVPIFKMIWGKDLVATDEAKESIMRFREVESITDMRMLVMSLSVLVLVIAGFIIGEHYHIPPGTTAMFGAAVLLLVTSIGLDNEEQSERLHHALVEVEWAALLFFIGLFIIVAGVEHAGLLNILGEYMMAFTGGDPMLAAFSTMWLSAIVSAAVDNIPFVATMIPLVESMEAGLGGADALEPVWWSLALGACLGGNGSLVGAAANVMVSGISERAGYPISFVRFLKIGLPLMLLTIVIANIYVWLRYFF; this is translated from the coding sequence ATGACCCCCCATGGAGGAGCTGTTGAAGCCGCGCATAACGCCGTTATTTTTGGTCTGGACCCGCTGTGGCTGTCCACGGCGCTGTTGATCGTATCCTACGCCGTTCTGTTATCTGAAAAATTCAACCGAACGGTTGTGGCGCTGTTGGGTGGGGGCTTGGTGATCATCACTGGGCTGGTGTCTCAATCCCAAGCCATTGCCGCCATCGATTTCAACACCATCGCGTTGTTGACGGGCATGATGATCATCGTCGCCATCACGCGCACATCGGGCGTGTTCGAATTCGTCGCCATTTGGTCGGCCAAAAAGGTCAAGGCCGACCCCATGGGCATCTTGATCGTGCTGTCCATTGTCACGGCGGTGTTCTCAGCCTTTTTGGATAACTTGACCACCGTGTTGTTGGTGGTTCCGGTGGCGTTGTTGATCGTCGAAAAGTTGAAGGTCAATCCGTATCCGTTTTTGATTTCTCAAATCTTGGCGTCCAACATTGGTGGTACGGCGACATTGATCGGCGATCCGCCCAACATCTTGATCGGCTCGGCCACGGGCCTCAGCTTTATGCAGTTCATCACCAATTTGGGCCCGGTGTCTTTGATGGTGCTGATCATCATGGTGCCGATCTTCAAAATGATCTGGGGCAAGGACCTGGTCGCCACGGACGAGGCCAAAGAAAGCATCATGCGGTTTCGCGAAGTCGAAAGCATCACCGACATGCGCATGCTGGTGATGTCGTTGAGCGTTTTGGTCTTGGTCATCGCAGGCTTCATCATTGGCGAGCACTACCACATCCCGCCCGGCACGACGGCTATGTTCGGCGCGGCGGTGTTGTTGTTGGTGACGTCCATTGGGCTCGATAACGAAGAACAGTCCGAACGGTTGCATCATGCCTTGGTCGAGGTCGAATGGGCCGCGTTGTTGTTCTTCATCGGCTTGTTCATCATCGTCGCGGGCGTTGAGCACGCCGGGCTGTTGAACATCTTGGGCGAATACATGATGGCGTTCACGGGTGGTGATCCCATGTTGGCGGCGTTCTCGACCATGTGGCTGTCGGCCATTGTTTCCGCCGCTGTCGACAACATCCCGTTTGTGGCAACCATGATCCCGTTGGTTGAAAGCATGGAAGCGGGTCTCGGCGGTGCAGATGCGCTGGAACCGGTGTGGTGGTCCTTGGCCCTGGGCGCGTGCTTAGGCGGTAACGGATCACTGGTCGGTGCGGCGGCGAATGTGATGGTGTCGGGCATTTCAGAACGGGCGGGCTATCCCATCAGCTTTGTGCGGTTTTTAAAAATCGGCCTGCCGTTGATGTTGCTCACCATCGTGATTGCGAACATTTATGTTTGGTTGCGGTATTTTTTCTAA
- the alr gene encoding alanine racemase, with product MSDPLSTPPLNTPEARRAGAILTIDLDALVSNWKTCAAQAPNAETAAVVKAAAYGTDASKSAKALQKAGCKTFFVASVQEGIDLRAVLGPAPAVHIFNGLMNGAERDYTEFNLTPVLNSLGEVEAWGAYGTGLGEPQSCDIHFDTGMARLGLPQDEAAKLLSNPEHLSHIKLDMILSHLVSAEDADNPLNAEQLSRFQGLTSQFPSARGAFANSSGIFLGADYHFDVTRPGVSLYGANPTPNKPNPMAQVVRLQGKILQVRTIDTPQTVGYGATHQALGEERIATVSVGYADGYLRSLSSSGVAYIGDQAVPVVGRVSMDLIGLDVSAVPEELCRPGMLVDLIGPHNPVDHVAERAGTIGYEILTSLGARYHRIYLGG from the coding sequence TGGACGCGCTGGTGTCCAACTGGAAAACCTGCGCAGCCCAAGCCCCAAACGCCGAAACCGCCGCCGTGGTCAAGGCCGCGGCGTATGGTACCGATGCTTCCAAAAGCGCCAAAGCTTTGCAAAAGGCCGGCTGCAAGACGTTTTTCGTTGCCTCCGTCCAAGAAGGCATCGACCTGCGCGCGGTCTTAGGACCCGCGCCCGCCGTTCACATTTTCAACGGTCTGATGAACGGGGCGGAGCGCGACTATACTGAATTTAACCTCACCCCAGTGCTCAATTCCTTGGGCGAAGTCGAAGCCTGGGGCGCATACGGCACGGGACTTGGTGAACCACAATCGTGCGACATTCACTTCGACACCGGCATGGCGCGGTTGGGCTTACCCCAAGACGAAGCCGCTAAGCTTCTGTCCAACCCTGAGCACCTGTCACACATCAAACTCGACATGATTTTGAGCCACTTGGTGAGTGCCGAAGACGCTGACAATCCCTTGAATGCAGAACAACTTTCGCGTTTTCAAGGGCTCACGTCACAGTTCCCCAGCGCGCGCGGCGCGTTCGCCAATTCATCCGGTATCTTTTTAGGCGCAGACTATCACTTCGACGTGACCCGCCCGGGCGTGTCGCTCTATGGCGCCAACCCAACGCCGAACAAGCCCAACCCCATGGCCCAAGTTGTTCGTTTGCAAGGCAAAATCCTGCAAGTTCGTACAATTGACACCCCCCAAACCGTGGGCTACGGTGCGACACATCAGGCACTGGGGGAAGAACGCATCGCCACGGTATCCGTGGGTTATGCAGACGGGTATCTCCGCTCTCTCTCCAGCTCTGGCGTCGCCTATATCGGCGATCAGGCCGTGCCCGTCGTTGGACGGGTGTCCATGGACTTGATCGGCTTGGACGTCAGCGCCGTACCTGAAGAATTATGCCGTCCGGGCATGTTGGTGGACCTCATCGGTCCCCACAATCCGGTGGACCATGTGGCCGAACGTGCAGGCACGATCGGCTATGAAATTTTGACCAGCCTGGGCGCGCGCTATCACCGCATTTACCTGGGCGGTTGA
- a CDS encoding ABC transporter ATP-binding protein codes for MSDQPKISMRNVKKAFGSKVVLDGVDLDVGVGESVVIIGGSGTGKSVTLKSILGLLTPDEGSIKVDGEEVIGMNAANRERVNHKFGMLFQGAALFDSLPVWENVAFGLLAEKRCTRSEAHGIAVQKLAMVGMDAPVADLMPSELSGGMQKRVGLARAIASDPEVIFFDEPTTGLDPIMADVINDLIVKVTREVGATALSITHDMASARKIANRIAMLYEGKIIWQGPVEDIDTSANEYVEQFINGKAEGPIKMAMRA; via the coding sequence ATGAGCGATCAACCCAAAATCTCGATGCGCAACGTGAAAAAAGCCTTTGGTTCCAAAGTTGTTTTGGACGGCGTAGATTTGGACGTCGGTGTCGGCGAAAGCGTGGTTATCATCGGTGGATCGGGCACGGGTAAATCCGTGACGCTGAAATCCATCTTGGGCCTTTTGACGCCCGACGAGGGCTCCATCAAAGTCGACGGCGAAGAGGTCATCGGCATGAACGCCGCCAACCGCGAACGTGTGAACCACAAGTTCGGCATGCTGTTCCAAGGTGCTGCCCTATTCGACAGCTTGCCCGTATGGGAAAACGTGGCGTTCGGCTTGCTCGCGGAAAAACGCTGCACGCGGTCCGAAGCCCATGGCATTGCCGTTCAAAAGCTCGCCATGGTCGGCATGGACGCCCCGGTGGCGGACTTGATGCCGTCCGAGCTGTCCGGCGGCATGCAAAAACGCGTCGGCCTAGCACGCGCCATCGCGTCCGACCCGGAAGTCATTTTCTTTGACGAACCCACCACGGGGCTGGATCCCATCATGGCCGACGTCATCAATGACTTAATCGTCAAAGTGACGCGCGAAGTGGGAGCCACGGCGCTGTCCATCACCCACGATATGGCATCGGCCCGCAAAATCGCCAACCGCATTGCCATGCTTTACGAAGGCAAAATCATCTGGCAAGGCCCGGTGGAAGACATCGACACATCCGCCAATGAGTATGTCGAACAGTTCATCAACGGCAAAGCCGAAGGCCCTATCAAAATGGCAATGCGCGCTTGA
- a CDS encoding MlaE family ABC transporter permease produces the protein MNPLQPIGRVFLKFLATIGRMMTFTFLGVSHAFRPPYYPRMILRQMIDIGYYSLPVVGLTAVFAGMVLALQSHTGFSRFSAEGAIANVVVLSITRELGPVLAGLMVAGRIGASLAAEIGTMRVTEQIDALTTLSTNPMKYLVAPRLIAGITMFPLLVIVADIIGVFGGYLVAVHELGFNASNYLQNTWNFVRAEDVNSGLVKAGVFGFIVSLMGCYHGYNSKGGAQGVGRATTNAVVSASIMILCFDYILTAMFFTIHG, from the coding sequence ATGAATCCGTTGCAGCCCATCGGGCGCGTCTTTTTAAAGTTTTTGGCGACCATTGGGCGCATGATGACGTTCACCTTTTTAGGCGTCTCTCACGCGTTCCGCCCGCCTTACTACCCGCGCATGATCCTGCGCCAGATGATCGACATCGGGTACTACTCGCTGCCGGTCGTGGGGCTCACGGCTGTCTTTGCGGGCATGGTCTTGGCGCTGCAAAGCCATACGGGTTTTTCACGTTTTTCCGCCGAAGGTGCCATCGCCAACGTGGTGGTGTTGTCCATCACCCGCGAACTGGGCCCGGTGCTGGCAGGCTTGATGGTTGCGGGCCGCATCGGCGCCAGCTTGGCGGCTGAAATCGGCACCATGCGTGTAACCGAACAAATCGACGCGCTGACCACCTTGTCCACCAACCCCATGAAGTATCTGGTTGCACCACGCTTGATCGCAGGCATCACCATGTTCCCACTTTTGGTGATCGTGGCTGACATCATCGGCGTGTTTGGCGGGTATTTGGTGGCTGTCCACGAGTTAGGTTTCAATGCGTCCAACTATCTGCAAAACACCTGGAATTTTGTTCGGGCCGAAGACGTGAATTCCGGCTTGGTTAAGGCTGGCGTCTTTGGCTTCATCGTGTCATTGATGGGGTGCTATCATGGCTACAATTCTAAAGGCGGCGCACAAGGCGTGGGCCGCGCGACAACCAACGCCGTGGTCTCGGCCTCGATCATGATCTTGTGCTTTGACTACATCCTCACCGCAATGTTCTTCACGATACATGGTTAA
- a CDS encoding CBS domain-containing protein yields MAPIKVSIYADEKAKDVIDFMVEKHMGLVPVTERDGTFAGLISGDSLMTHMLPKALSTMGNLFGRGGLQKASFLNETAEDMKHRLDGLGERTIGELLDRKVKSITPDTPLIDALMMIKDKQYVVPVVDENKKLLGAISFFSVLYGLKEEYDREAVAKLKAEERAKRQAQKEEANAAEEGKQ; encoded by the coding sequence ATGGCTCCCATTAAGGTGAGCATCTACGCCGACGAAAAAGCCAAAGACGTCATCGATTTTATGGTCGAAAAGCACATGGGGCTGGTCCCCGTGACGGAACGTGACGGCACGTTTGCAGGGCTTATCAGCGGCGATAGCTTGATGACGCACATGCTGCCCAAGGCGCTCAGCACCATGGGCAACCTGTTTGGCCGCGGCGGCTTGCAAAAAGCGAGTTTCCTCAACGAAACCGCAGAAGATATGAAGCACCGCCTGGACGGCTTGGGCGAGCGCACCATCGGGGAGCTGTTGGATCGCAAAGTCAAATCCATCACCCCCGACACGCCTTTGATCGACGCGCTGATGATGATCAAAGACAAGCAATACGTCGTCCCGGTGGTGGACGAAAACAAAAAGCTATTGGGCGCGATTTCGTTCTTCTCGGTGCTTTATGGGCTCAAAGAAGAATACGACCGCGAGGCGGTGGCGAAGCTCAAAGCCGAAGAGCGCGCCAAGCGCCAAGCCCAAAAAGAAGAGGCCAATGCGGCTGAGGAGGGCAAACAATGA